GCTTCGGCTCGGAGAGCGGCAGGCCGAGTTCGTCGAGCGAGATGCCCTGCGTCGCCTTGGCCAGTTCGCGGCCCAGAGAGATGGACAGCGCGACGGCGCGGCCATTGCAGCCGGTCCAGGCATAGCCATTCGGCCCCAGCGTGTGGATGCGAGGATAGCCCGGCACCTGCGGCTGGAACACGCTGTCCGGCGTCATGCCGACATAACCCGACCAGACATAGTCGAACTCGACATCGCCGATCTGGGGCCAGAGCCGCTTCAGGCGCTCGGCGACGGCATGGCGGAGGTTGGTGCCACCGGCGCCGGGGAACATCGCGGCGCCGCCGGTGACCAGCCGGTTGCGGGCATCCCAGCGGGCGAAATAGAGCTCGCGATGGGTATCCGACATGGCTTGCCGGTCCGGGATGATGGTCTTGGCGACATTGTCGGAGATCGGCTTGGTGGCCATCTGCCAGGACAGCACTGGAATCACCTCATGGGCGATGTCGGGCGCGAGCTGGTCGGAGAACTCGCCGGTATAGGCATTGGTGGCGAGCACCAGCGCCTTGGCGGTCACCGACCCCTTGGCCGTCTTCGCCGTCCAGAGGTCGCCCGTCCGCGCCGTCGAGATGACGGGCGAGCGCGCATGGATCACCGCGCCGAGCTTCAACGCGACCTCGGCCAGGCCGCGCGCCAGGGCCAGCGGATTGATATGCCCGCCGGTACGGTTCCAGAACCCGCCGAACCATGCGTCCGATCCCAGCATTTTCGCCATGGCGGGGGCGTCGAGCAGTTCCACCGGCGCACCGATGGCTGACCATTCCTTCACCCGCTTCTCGGCGATCTTCATGCGGCCCGGCGAATGAACCGGCTGCACCCAGCCCGCCTGTTCGGCCTCAGCCGGGATCTGATATTTGCGCACGACGTCGAAGAGATAATGCGCGCTGTCGCGCAGCACCGCATTGAACCGTTCGCCGGCCTCGCCGTGGCGCTTCACCATGGCCGAGGGGTCATGACCGGCCAGCGTCGGGATCACCTGGCCGTTGTTGCGGCCCGACGCCCCCCAGCCGGGCTCGGCGGCCTCGATCACGGTCACCGCGATGCCCATCTCGCGCAGATGGATCGCCGTCGACAGGCCGGTAAAGCCGGCGCCGATCACCACCACATCGCTGGTCTGGTCACCGACAAGCTCCGGCAGGACCGGTGCCTCGGGCGCCGTGGCCGCCCACAGCGACGGGGGCCAGACGACGGTTTCAGAAGCGGACATGGCGTGACCTTCATTCCTGTGTGATGATCCATCAAAGCGCGCGTCCCGGCAGGCGACAAGGCCCGCCAGTTGCATGGCCGAGTGTCTCATGTGGAGGGGTTCTGTGAAACTCCCCGGTTTCACCTCATTAAAGAATTAAATTCTACAGAATTCTTGTTATGCAGTATGATTGTTCCAAGTATCATCGCACTTGAACTTTCCAGTAAAAAATTCCACTCTTTTCAGCCATGAGTGCATTGCAACAGAGACCCGGTGCCGATGCCGGTCTCGCGCTGTTGCCTCGTGCAACGGGTTGAGTTGAACTCAGCCAACTGTCCGCCGTGCCTTGAGGGGGTTCCCATGCCGATGCCACACATTCTCGGTGCCGACCACGTGGTCGTGACCGTCCGCGATCTCGATGCCTCCGCCGCGGCCTGGGCGAAGCTCGGCTTCACCGTCTCGCCGCGCGGCACCCATTCGCCGCATCTCGGCACCGGCAATTACACGATCATGTTCCAGGACGATTATCTGGAGCTGCTCGGGGTGCTCACCCCGACCGACCAGAACAAGCCGACCCAGGACTTCCTGGCGGCGCGTGAAGGCATCGAGCGCACGGCCTTCACCACCGACAGCGCGGCCGGTGGCGCAGCCGAACTCAAGAAGCGCGGCCTTGAGCCGCTCGGTCCCGTCCATTTCGGCCGCCCCGTCGATCTGCCGGGTGGTGGCACGGGCGAAGCCAAGTTCAATGTGTTCCGCTGGCCGCTTCTCGAAAATCCCGGTGGCATGCGCATCTTTGCCTGCGAGCATCTGAGCCGTCACACGGTCTGGATCCCGGAACTCATGGTCCACGCCAACGGTGCCAAGGCGATTGCCCGCATCGAGATCCTCACCGCCGATCCCAAGGCTGCCGCCGAGCATATGAGCCGCCTGATCGACGAGCCCGCAATTGCCGATGGCGCCGTCTGGAAGGTGCCCTCGGGCGGCAGGCGCGCAGACTTCGTGTTCCTCGACGCCGCGGCCTTCGCGGCGCGCTATCCGGACGCCGTCCGCGCTGGCGCGACGACGTCGGGTGCCGCGGCCCTTGTTCTGGTCACCGACGATCTCGCCAAGGCTAAGGCCATTCCCGGCGCGGTGACCACAGGCTCCGCGGTTTCCATTCCCGCCAGCGCCGCCAATGGCGTGGTTGTCAGCTTCGTGGCGCGATAAGCGGCACGACGTCTCACTCCGCATTCGACAATTGACGGGTTGACCCCCGTTTTCCATCGTAAGGGCGATCACGCCCCAGAAGGAGATGTCCCCATGGATTTCACCCGCCGCGCCGCCCTCATGACCTCGGCTGCCATTGCTGCCAACGTTCTCGATCCCACCCGCGCCTTCGCGCAACAGACGCCGCGCAAGGGTGGCGTGTTCACGGTTCATTATGCTGCCGAGCAGCGCCAGTTGAACCCCAGCCTCCAGGCATCAACCGGCGTCTACATCATTGGCGGCAAGATCCAGGAGCAGCTGGTCGACCTCGACGCCGCGGGCAATCCGGTGGGCGTGCTCGCCACCAGCTGGGAGGCGGCCCCAGACGGCAAGACCATCACCTTCAAGCTGCGCTCGGGCGTGAAATGGCATGACGGCCAGCCCTTCACCTCAGCGGACGTCCAGTTCACCGCCATGGAGATGTGGAAGAAGATCCTGAACTACGGATCGACGCTGCAGCTGTTCCTCACCGCCGTCGATACGCCGGATCCGCTGACCGCCGTGTTCCGCTACGAGCGGCCGATGCCGCTCAACCTGCTGCTGCGCGCGTTGCCGGACCTCGGCTACATCTCGCCGCGCCATCTCTATGAGGGCAAGGGCGATATCCGGAGCAATCCGGTCAACCTCGCGCCGGTGGGCACCGGTCCGTTCAAGTTCGTCCAGTACGAGCGCGGCCAGCATGTCATCGCCGAGCGCAACAACGACTATTGGCGCGGCCCGGCCAATCTCGACCGCATCATCTGGCGCGTCATCACCGACCGCTCGGCTGCCGCCGCCCAGATGGAGGCCGGTCAGCTCCAATACGCGCCGTTCTCCAGCCTCACGCTGTCCGACACCGCGCGTCTGGCCAAGGACCCGCGCTTCGTCGTGTCCACCAAGGGCAATGAGGGCAATGCCCGCACCAACACGCTGGAGTTCAACTTCCGGCGCAAGGAACTGGCCGACATCAAGGTGCGCCAGGCGATCGCCCACGCGATCAACGTGCCGTTCTTCATCGAGAACTTCCTCGGCGACTTCGCCAAGCTCGGCACCGGCCCGATCCCCTCGGTCTCGACCGACTTCTACCCCGGCGCCAACACGCCGCAATATCCCTACGACAAGGCGAAGGCCATCAAGCTGCTCGACGAGGCTGGCCTCAGGCCGGGCGCCGGCGGCGTCCGCATGACGTTGCGCCTGCTGCCGGCTCCCTGGGGCGAGGACATCTCGCTCTGGGCCACCTTCATCCAGCAGTCGCTCTCGGAAGTCGGCATCAAGATCGATGTCGTGCGCACCGATGGCGGCGGCTTCCTGAAGCAGGTCTATGCCGACCACGCCTTCGATCTCGCCTCCGGCTGGCATCAGTACCGCAACGATCCCGCCGTCTCGACGACGGTCTGGTATCGCTCGGGCCAGCCCGCCGGCGCGCCCTGGACCAACCAGTGGGGTTGGAAGGACGATGTCATCGACAAGGTCATCGACGATGCCGCAACCGAGGTCGACCCGGTCAAGCGCAAGGCGCTCTATGCCGAGTTCGTCACCAAGGCGAACGCTGCCCTGCCGCTGTGGATGCCGATCGAGCAGATCTTCGTCACCACGATCACAGCCAAGGCGCGCAACCATTCCAACTCGCCGCGCTGGGGCTCGGCGTCCTGGCACGATCTTTGGTTGGCAGAATGAGCCGGGGGGCCTCCCCCCCGTCTCGGCCCTTGTCCTGCGGACCCGTGTGAACAGATGCGCATCCTGACCCTTGCGGGGCGGCGGCTCGCCGCCTCGATCCCCACCCTGTTCCTGATCCTGATCGGGGTGTTTCTGCTGCTGCAATTCGCGCAAGGCGCTCTATGCCGAGTTCGTCACCAAGGCGAACGCTGCCCTGCCGCTGTGGATGCCGATCGAGCAGATCTTCGTCACCACGATCACAGCCAAGGCGCGCAACCATTCCAACTCGCCGCGCTGGGGCTCGGCGTCCTGGCACGATCTTTGGTTGGCAGAATGAGCCGGGGGGCCTCCCCCCCGTCTCGGCCCTTGTCCTGCGGACCCGTGTGAACAGATGCGCATCCTGACCCTTGCGGGGCGGCGGCTCGCCGCCTCGATCCCCACCCTGTTCCTGATCCTGATCGGGGTGTTTCTGCTGCTGCAATTCGCGCCGGGCGACACGGTCGACGCGATGATGGCGCAGATGGGGGGCGGCGATGCCGCGACCGCCCGCGAACTCCGCCGCTTCTACGGGCTAGACCTCTCGGTGCCGGCCCAGTTGGGCAATTACCTATGGCGTCTCGTGCGCTTCGATCTCGGCTTTTCCGCCATCTACGGCAAGCCGGTGGCCCTGGTCATTGCCGAGCGGCTGCCCGCGACCATCCTCCTGATGACGGCATCGCTGTCCTTTGCCTTCTTCTTCGGGCTAATCTTCGGCGTCATCGCGGCGCGCGGCGTCAACCGCTGGCCGGACACGCTGGTTTCCACGCTCGGACTGGTGTTCTACGCCACGCCCACCTTCTGGTTCGGCCTGATGGCGATCGTGGTCTTCTCGGTCTATCTGCAATGGTTGCCGCCTGGCGGCTTCGAAGACATCACGAACACCTACACAGGGCTGCGCCGCACGCTCGACATCGCTCGGCACCTCGTGCTGCCGACGTTGACGCTCGGCCTGTTCTATCTGGCGATCTATCTGCGCATCATGCGCGGCTCGATGCTTGAGGTCCTCAACCTCGATTTTGTCCGTACCGCGCGCGCAAAGGGCCTCGACGAGACGCGTGTCGTGGTGCGCCACGTGCTGCGCAACGCGCTGCTGCCCATGGTCACACTGATCGGCCTGCAGGCCGGCACGATGCTCGGCGGTTCCGTGGTGGTGGAGAGCGTGTTCTCGCTGCCGGGGCTTGGCCGACTCGCCTATGAATCGGTGGTCCAGCGCGACCTGAACACGTTGCTCGGCATCGTCTTCGTCTCGGCGCTGCTGGTCATCTCGGTCAACTTCCTGGTCGACCTCATCTATGCCCGGCTCGACCCGCGCATCTCGACGGGAGCCTGAGCGGTGGACGTCCTCAAGCGCTATTTCAAGAGCCCGCCGGCCGTCATCGGCCTCATTCTGCTGATCGTCGTTCTGTTCATGGCGGCCAGTGCCGGCTGGCTCTATCCGCGCGATCCGCTGGCGCTCGCCGGCCGGCCGCTGGTCTGGCCGGGCGACAATCCGCGTTTCCTGCTCGGCACCGACAATTCCGGCCGCGACATCGCGGCACAATTGTTCCATGGCGCGCGCATTTCGCTGCTGATCGGCGTGGTGGCCACCGTCATCGCCATTTTCATCGGCATCGTCATCGGCGCCGTCGCGGGCTTCTACGGCGGCACGGTCGACACCGTGCTGATGCGGATCACCGAGGCGTTCCAGACCCTGCCGAACTTCCTGCTCCTGCTGGTGCTGGTGGCGGTCTTCGGCTCCAACATGACAACGGTGACCATCGCCATCGGGGTCGTCTCCTGGACCGCACCGGCGCGGCTGACGCGCGCCGAGTTCCTGTCGCTGCGCTCGCGCGAATTCGTCCAGGCTTGCCGCACCCTCGGAATGAAGGACGTGCAGATCATCTTCCGCGAGATCCTGCCGAACGCCCTGCCGCCGGTCATCGTCTATGCGAGTGTCGTGATGGCGGTGGCCATCCTGCTGGAAAGCGCGCTGGCTTTCCTCAGGCTCTCCGATCCCAATGTCGCCTCCTGGGGCAACCTGATCGGCCTCGGCCGCGATGTCCTGCGCGTCCAGTGGTACGTCTCGGCCATTCCGGGCCTTGCCATCCTGTTCACTGTGCTCGCCGTCTCGCTGGTGGGCCAAGGGCTCAACGATGCCTTGAACCCGAGGCTCAAGAGCCGATGACTGCCATGCCCCCCATGTCCACCGATGCCGTGCTGACCCTCGACCGCCTGAGCGTCAGCCTGCCCAAGGGTGCCGACCGTTCGCATGCCATGCAGGACGTGTCGCTGGCCATTGCCGCCAACGAAATCCTCTGCGTGGTCGGCGAGAGCGGCTCCGGCAAGTCGATGACCGCCAATGCGATCATGCGGCTCCTGCCCAGCGGTGTCGCCATCGACGGCGGCCGCATCCTGTTCGAGGGCCGTGATCTCGCCCAGGCCGACGAGGCCGAGATGCGGCGCGTCCGCGGCGCCGGCATCGCCATGATCTTCCAGGAGCCGATGACCGCGCTCAATCCGCTGCGCACCATCGGCGACCAGATCGGCGAGATGTTCCAGATTCATTCGGATCTCTCGCGGTCCGAGATCGCGGCCAGGGTCCAGTCGCTGCTGGAAGAGGTGCGCATCCCCGAGCCGAAGACGGCGGCCAAGGCCTATC
This region of Phreatobacter aquaticus genomic DNA includes:
- a CDS encoding NAD(P)/FAD-dependent oxidoreductase; amino-acid sequence: MSASETVVWPPSLWAATAPEAPVLPELVGDQTSDVVVIGAGFTGLSTAIHLREMGIAVTVIEAAEPGWGASGRNNGQVIPTLAGHDPSAMVKRHGEAGERFNAVLRDSAHYLFDVVRKYQIPAEAEQAGWVQPVHSPGRMKIAEKRVKEWSAIGAPVELLDAPAMAKMLGSDAWFGGFWNRTGGHINPLALARGLAEVALKLGAVIHARSPVISTARTGDLWTAKTAKGSVTAKALVLATNAYTGEFSDQLAPDIAHEVIPVLSWQMATKPISDNVAKTIIPDRQAMSDTHRELYFARWDARNRLVTGGAAMFPGAGGTNLRHAVAERLKRLWPQIGDVEFDYVWSGYVGMTPDSVFQPQVPGYPRIHTLGPNGYAWTGCNGRAVALSISLGRELAKATQGISLDELGLPLSEPKPQPFQPLLRRIAPFALPLYRRLDAQEI
- a CDS encoding VOC family protein, which gives rise to MPMPHILGADHVVVTVRDLDASAAAWAKLGFTVSPRGTHSPHLGTGNYTIMFQDDYLELLGVLTPTDQNKPTQDFLAAREGIERTAFTTDSAAGGAAELKKRGLEPLGPVHFGRPVDLPGGGTGEAKFNVFRWPLLENPGGMRIFACEHLSRHTVWIPELMVHANGAKAIARIEILTADPKAAAEHMSRLIDEPAIADGAVWKVPSGGRRADFVFLDAAAFAARYPDAVRAGATTSGAAALVLVTDDLAKAKAIPGAVTTGSAVSIPASAANGVVVSFVAR
- a CDS encoding ABC transporter substrate-binding protein; the protein is MDFTRRAALMTSAAIAANVLDPTRAFAQQTPRKGGVFTVHYAAEQRQLNPSLQASTGVYIIGGKIQEQLVDLDAAGNPVGVLATSWEAAPDGKTITFKLRSGVKWHDGQPFTSADVQFTAMEMWKKILNYGSTLQLFLTAVDTPDPLTAVFRYERPMPLNLLLRALPDLGYISPRHLYEGKGDIRSNPVNLAPVGTGPFKFVQYERGQHVIAERNNDYWRGPANLDRIIWRVITDRSAAAAQMEAGQLQYAPFSSLTLSDTARLAKDPRFVVSTKGNEGNARTNTLEFNFRRKELADIKVRQAIAHAINVPFFIENFLGDFAKLGTGPIPSVSTDFYPGANTPQYPYDKAKAIKLLDEAGLRPGAGGVRMTLRLLPAPWGEDISLWATFIQQSLSEVGIKIDVVRTDGGGFLKQVYADHAFDLASGWHQYRNDPAVSTTVWYRSGQPAGAPWTNQWGWKDDVIDKVIDDAATEVDPVKRKALYAEFVTKANAALPLWMPIEQIFVTTITAKARNHSNSPRWGSASWHDLWLAE
- a CDS encoding ABC transporter permease, giving the protein MRILTLAGRRLAASIPTLFLILIGVFLLLQFAPGDTVDAMMAQMGGGDAATARELRRFYGLDLSVPAQLGNYLWRLVRFDLGFSAIYGKPVALVIAERLPATILLMTASLSFAFFFGLIFGVIAARGVNRWPDTLVSTLGLVFYATPTFWFGLMAIVVFSVYLQWLPPGGFEDITNTYTGLRRTLDIARHLVLPTLTLGLFYLAIYLRIMRGSMLEVLNLDFVRTARAKGLDETRVVVRHVLRNALLPMVTLIGLQAGTMLGGSVVVESVFSLPGLGRLAYESVVQRDLNTLLGIVFVSALLVISVNFLVDLIYARLDPRISTGA
- a CDS encoding ABC transporter permease; the protein is MDVLKRYFKSPPAVIGLILLIVVLFMAASAGWLYPRDPLALAGRPLVWPGDNPRFLLGTDNSGRDIAAQLFHGARISLLIGVVATVIAIFIGIVIGAVAGFYGGTVDTVLMRITEAFQTLPNFLLLLVLVAVFGSNMTTVTIAIGVVSWTAPARLTRAEFLSLRSREFVQACRTLGMKDVQIIFREILPNALPPVIVYASVVMAVAILLESALAFLRLSDPNVASWGNLIGLGRDVLRVQWYVSAIPGLAILFTVLAVSLVGQGLNDALNPRLKSR